From Campylobacter pinnipediorum subsp. caledonicus:
CCAAAATGTTAAAACTTATTTGGTTATTAATAAAATTAAAAGTTTTATCTTTAGGTATTGTCTGATAATCAATTGCTTCTTTTGTATTTATATCTGCAAACAAACTAACAGCAACACCACTTAGCAACACTATACATAAAATTTTAGAAATCCTCAATTATTATTAATGTATTTTTTGCACATTTACACCAAAAGCTTTTATGTTAAGCACTATGTCATCGCCTACATTTAAGTCTTTTAGTTCATTTTTTGATAATACGACTTTGCAAAGCTGATTTGATACAAAAACTAAGACTACAAAGGCTGCATCTGTAGGTTTTATGTCTAAAATTTTTGCATTAAAAGCTAGTTTTTGAGAGCCTTGTTTTTTTAAGAACATCTCTCTTGGGGTTCCAGATTTTACTATCTTACCATTATCTAAAAAAAAGACTTTATCACATAATTTATAAATTTCAGCGACATCGTGACTTATTATTATGGTTGTAATTTTTAATTGTTTGTTTATCTTTATAAGATACTCTTGAAGTTTTTCACGAGTCTGGGCATCCAATGCACTAAGTGGCTCATCAAGCAAAAGTATCTTTGGTTCTATCATCAAAGCCCTAGCTAAAGCTACTCTTTGTTTTTGACCACCTGAAAGGTTTGTTATGCTTTGATTTTTCAAGCTTGATATATCCATTATATCTAGTAGTTCGTTTGCTAAGCTTATATCTTTTTTGGCAAAAAGTAGATTTTTTATCACACTCATATTTTCAAATAAGGCATAGTCTTGAAATAAAAATCCTATATTTCTTTTTTGAATA
This genomic window contains:
- a CDS encoding ABC transporter ATP-binding protein; this translates as MIDINVQKTLNSANGKFLLDAKLSIKDGEFVAIYGKSGSGKTTILRLLAGFETPDSGAILANDTIFYKDKKSLAIQKRNIGFLFQDYALFENMSVIKNLLFAKKDISLANELLDIMDISSLKNQSITNLSGGQKQRVALARALMIEPKILLLDEPLSALDAQTREKLQEYLIKINKQLKITTIIISHDVAEIYKLCDKVFFLDNGKIVKSGTPREMFLKKQGSQKLAFNAKILDIKPTDAAFVVLVFVSNQLCKVVLSKNELKDLNVGDDIVLNIKAFGVNVQKIH